The following proteins come from a genomic window of Trifolium pratense cultivar HEN17-A07 linkage group LG4, ARS_RC_1.1, whole genome shotgun sequence:
- the LOC123922510 gene encoding uncharacterized protein LOC123922510 — MDHTFNKTLLVILSISSLLLSSNAVPSSRVIDFISTSVPAAAPKSSFKDYTSTSSPAEAPSSIDFISKSFPAVEAPNSDVNTVSKVASNVARVATIVDPEILKICVEDDEDRKKHCIETLSKLFESPFDIVKALEIEVNATLGTAKSLSDTFVKLINDPNTNKTFISALDSCHELCDHMLDAINHTLEILPQQNFADAYNSMCSVLSYKASCDANFEIANPDAEMPWDAQPLIQSTVICVDILNRIVNNHKI, encoded by the coding sequence ATGGATCACACATTCAATAAAACCCTCCTTGTCATCCTGTCcatctcttctcttcttctatCTTCCAATGCCGTCCCTTCGAGTCGAGTTATTGATTTCATTTCCACAAGTGTTCCAGCTGCAGCCCCTAAAAGTTCCTTTAAAGATTACACCTCAACAAGTTCCCCAGCTGAAGCCCCTTCAAGTATTGATTTCATTTCCAAAAGTTTCCCAGCTGTTGAGGCACCAAACTCTGATGTCAACACAGTATCCAAAGTCGCCTCAAATGTTGCCAGAGTTGCTACAATAGTCGATCCTGAAATCTTAAAAATAtgtgttgaagatgatgaagatagGAAAAAACATTGTATTGAAACCCTTTCAAAACTCTTCGAAAGTCCTTTTGATATCGTCAAGGCACTTGAGATTGAGGTTAACGCCACCCTCGGCACAGCCAAGTCCTTATCCGATACTTTTGTCAAGTTGATTAACGACCCTAACACCAACAAAACATTCATTAGTGCCCTTGACTCTTGTCATGAACTATGTGATCATATGTTAGATGCAATCAATCATACATTGGAGATACTTCCTCAACAAAATTTTGCTGATGCTTATAACTCTATGTGTAGTGTGCTATCATACAAAGCTTCATGTGATGCCAATTTTGAGATCGCGAATCCTGATGCTGAAATGCCATGGGATGCACAACCTCTAATTCAATCGACTGTTATCTGTGTGGACATCTTG